A window of Mycolicibacterium fluoranthenivorans contains these coding sequences:
- a CDS encoding VOC family protein, translating into MDTDVHKDLHSEQGAHKGEHPGRSRNPVIKVVDLAWLEFEKPDLTRAEAFARAFGFQTALRTPSEVHLRGTDADAPCVLLRQGPATRFAGLALQAADEVDVLRLAEHTGVAAHALPEAIGGLAVDLADPGGTPVRVVAGMHTLPQLPVQPPLVHNTGRTVTRTNATQRPPRVPARVQRLGHVVLQSTTYRRTLNWYLDLFGMIVSDFLYFPGQRDRGPTMSFIRCDRGTTPADHHTLALALGPANRYVHSAYQVSDLDALAAGGEYLRERGYFRSWGIGRHIQGSQLFDYWRDPDGFLVEHFADGDMFDNTLEPGWAPFTATGLSQWGPPVSRDFLGTDVKSVRHEAARLLTALRGDNEFDIRRLAGLLKVASS; encoded by the coding sequence ATGGACACTGACGTGCACAAAGACCTGCACAGCGAGCAGGGCGCGCACAAGGGTGAACATCCCGGACGCTCGCGTAACCCGGTCATCAAGGTGGTCGACCTGGCCTGGCTGGAGTTCGAGAAACCCGATCTGACCCGGGCCGAAGCGTTCGCCCGCGCGTTCGGGTTCCAGACCGCTCTGCGCACCCCCAGCGAGGTGCATCTGCGCGGTACCGACGCGGACGCGCCATGCGTGCTGTTGCGCCAGGGCCCGGCCACCCGGTTCGCCGGTCTGGCGTTGCAAGCGGCCGACGAGGTGGACGTGCTGCGGCTGGCAGAGCACACCGGTGTCGCAGCCCATGCGCTGCCGGAAGCGATCGGCGGGCTGGCCGTCGACCTCGCCGACCCGGGCGGCACACCGGTACGGGTGGTCGCCGGCATGCACACCCTGCCGCAACTGCCCGTCCAACCTCCGCTCGTGCACAACACCGGCCGCACCGTCACCCGCACCAACGCCACTCAGCGCCCCCCGCGGGTGCCGGCCCGCGTGCAGCGCCTCGGTCACGTGGTGCTGCAGTCCACCACCTACCGCCGGACCTTGAACTGGTACCTGGACCTGTTCGGGATGATCGTCAGCGACTTCCTCTACTTCCCCGGCCAGCGCGACCGCGGCCCCACCATGAGCTTCATCCGCTGCGATCGGGGCACCACCCCGGCCGATCACCACACCCTGGCCCTGGCGCTCGGTCCGGCGAACCGCTACGTGCATTCTGCCTACCAGGTCAGCGACCTCGACGCGCTGGCCGCCGGCGGCGAATACCTGCGGGAGCGTGGCTATTTCCGGTCCTGGGGTATCGGGCGGCACATCCAGGGCAGTCAGCTGTTCGACTACTGGCGCGACCCCGACGGCTTCCTGGTCGAGCATTTCGCCGACGGCGACATGTTCGACAACACGCTGGAGCCCGGCTGGGCGCCGTTCACCGCCACCGGCCTGTCGCAGTGGGGCCCGCCGGTCAGCCGGGACTTCCTGGGTACCGACGTGAAATCGGTCCGCCATGAAGCCGCGCGCCTGCTGACCGCACTGCGCGGCGACAACGAATTCGACATCCGGCGCCTGGCCGGCCTACTGAAAGTTGCTTCCTCATGA
- a CDS encoding TetR/AcrR family transcriptional regulator — protein MSRVDSRKRRTRAALIEAAQAFVAAGRLNAPILEITQAADVGMGSFYNHFATKEQLFEAAVTEALDAHGALLDACTAELDDPAEIFAAAFRLTGRLFRSRPQESRVLLANGMALLVSDRGLAPRALRDIRAGVAAGRFRVPDPELALAMAGGALLGLGNLLQAQPDRDDAHAADAVTADLLRLFGMTEDDAREVCARPLPDLSVRAEAS, from the coding sequence ATGAGCCGGGTCGACTCCCGTAAGCGGCGCACCCGCGCCGCGCTGATCGAGGCCGCGCAGGCGTTCGTCGCCGCAGGCCGGCTCAATGCGCCGATCCTGGAGATCACCCAGGCCGCCGATGTCGGGATGGGCTCCTTCTACAACCACTTCGCCACCAAGGAGCAGTTGTTCGAAGCGGCGGTGACGGAGGCGCTCGACGCGCACGGAGCCCTGCTCGATGCGTGTACCGCCGAGCTCGACGACCCGGCTGAGATCTTCGCGGCCGCCTTCAGGTTGACGGGTCGGTTGTTCCGCAGCCGGCCACAGGAGAGCCGGGTGTTGCTGGCCAACGGGATGGCCCTGTTGGTATCGGATCGCGGCCTGGCACCTCGGGCGCTGCGTGACATCAGGGCAGGGGTGGCGGCGGGGCGGTTCCGGGTCCCGGATCCCGAACTGGCGCTCGCGATGGCCGGTGGCGCGTTGCTCGGGTTGGGCAATCTGCTTCAGGCGCAACCTGATCGCGACGACGCGCACGCAGCCGATGCGGTGACGGCGGACTTGCTGCGCCTGTTCGGCATGACCGAGGACGATGCACGCGAGGTATGTGCACGTCCGCTGCCCGACCTCAGTGTCCGGGCCGAGGCGTCCTGA
- a CDS encoding PTS transporter subunit EIIC: MGGSTKPQSSPRIPGFAQLQRLGKSLMLPIAVLPAAGILLRLGQPDLLGRIDTPVIGAFFKAMSAAGDAVFAHLPLLFAVGVAIGFARKADGSTALAAVVGYLVVEAVFKTMSPIVLAGQLDKSGEQAQINYSVFAGIVVGLVTAWLFDRYHTIQLPSYLGFFGGRRFVPIVVSLAALFIGFGLSYFYPLFDGGLTGLGKFIGASGALGAFVYGFANRMLIPLGLHHIPNSYVWFLYGDYQTPGGQTVTGELTRFAAGDPSAGILTSGFYPILMFGLPAAALAMIHVANKKQRKVAVGILSAAALTAFLTGVTEPLEFAFMFVAFPLYVIHAVLTGLSLAIAYLLDIHLGFSFSAGLIDLLLYGTAPAAKNIPLLIGMGLVFFAVYYLLFRFAIVKWNMRTPGREPEDEFEAEEQANLGEGADSATAVAVPVGSDAQLDSKAEQVIAAFGGRANLVNVDACITRLRMEVADPSKVDQARLKSLGAAGVIEVGNGVQAVFGTEAEALKNDILGIL, translated from the coding sequence ATGGGTGGGTCGACGAAACCTCAAAGTAGTCCGCGGATTCCGGGATTTGCGCAGTTACAGCGCCTCGGCAAGAGTCTCATGCTGCCGATCGCGGTGCTGCCCGCGGCCGGCATCTTGTTGCGACTGGGGCAGCCCGATCTGCTCGGCCGTATCGACACCCCGGTGATCGGCGCGTTCTTCAAAGCGATGAGCGCCGCCGGTGACGCGGTGTTCGCGCATCTGCCGCTGCTGTTCGCTGTCGGCGTGGCCATCGGCTTCGCCCGTAAGGCCGACGGCTCCACCGCACTGGCCGCCGTGGTCGGCTATCTGGTGGTCGAGGCGGTGTTCAAGACCATGTCGCCGATCGTGCTGGCCGGCCAGCTGGACAAATCCGGTGAGCAGGCCCAGATCAACTACAGCGTATTCGCCGGTATCGTCGTCGGCCTCGTCACCGCGTGGCTGTTCGACCGCTACCACACCATCCAATTACCCTCGTATCTGGGCTTTTTCGGCGGACGACGGTTCGTGCCGATCGTGGTGTCGCTGGCGGCGCTGTTCATCGGCTTCGGTCTGAGCTACTTCTACCCGCTCTTCGACGGCGGCCTCACCGGCCTGGGTAAGTTCATCGGCGCCAGCGGGGCGCTCGGCGCCTTCGTCTACGGCTTCGCCAACCGGATGCTGATCCCGCTGGGGCTGCACCACATCCCGAACTCGTATGTGTGGTTCCTCTACGGCGACTACCAGACCCCCGGCGGGCAGACGGTCACCGGTGAGCTCACCCGGTTCGCCGCCGGTGACCCGAGCGCGGGCATCCTGACCTCCGGCTTCTACCCGATCCTGATGTTCGGGTTACCGGCCGCGGCGCTGGCGATGATCCACGTCGCCAACAAGAAGCAGCGCAAGGTGGCCGTCGGCATCCTGTCCGCCGCCGCGCTGACGGCGTTCCTCACCGGGGTCACCGAACCGCTGGAATTCGCGTTCATGTTCGTCGCGTTCCCGCTGTACGTCATCCACGCGGTACTGACCGGATTGTCGCTGGCGATTGCCTATCTGCTCGATATCCACCTCGGGTTCTCGTTCTCCGCCGGGTTGATCGACCTGCTGCTCTACGGCACGGCGCCGGCGGCGAAGAACATCCCCTTGCTGATCGGCATGGGCCTGGTGTTCTTCGCCGTCTACTACCTGCTGTTCCGGTTCGCCATCGTCAAATGGAATATGCGCACCCCCGGTCGCGAGCCGGAAGACGAGTTCGAGGCCGAGGAGCAGGCCAATCTCGGCGAGGGTGCCGATTCGGCGACCGCCGTCGCAGTGCCGGTGGGGTCCGACGCGCAGCTGGATTCGAAGGCCGAACAGGTGATCGCCGCGTTCGGCGGACGGGCGAATCTGGTCAACGTCGACGCGTGCATCACCCGGCTGCGGATGGAGGTCGCCGACCCCTCGAAGGTGGATCAGGCCCGGCTGAAAAGCCTTGGCGCCGCTGGGGTCATCGAAGTCGGCAACGGTGTGCAGGCGGTGTTCGGCACCGAGGCCGAGGCGTTGAAGAACGATATCCTCGGCATCCTCTAG
- a CDS encoding PTS sugar transporter subunit IIA, giving the protein MTTEVLAPVPGRAVALSEVPDPVFAQGMVGHGAAIDPPHTVVEALAPVSGTLLKLMPHAYIVLTPAKVGVLVHLGLDTVALNGEGFTTHAAQGDEVTAGQLIITYDVPAVVAKGLNPVVPVVIMDEREPGRITQRADGEITGGAELFVATK; this is encoded by the coding sequence ATGACCACAGAAGTTCTCGCGCCGGTCCCCGGCCGTGCGGTGGCGCTCAGTGAGGTGCCCGACCCGGTATTCGCCCAGGGTATGGTCGGCCACGGTGCTGCCATCGATCCGCCCCACACGGTGGTCGAGGCGCTGGCCCCGGTCAGTGGCACGCTGCTCAAACTCATGCCACACGCCTATATCGTGCTGACCCCGGCCAAGGTCGGTGTCCTGGTGCATCTGGGTCTGGATACCGTCGCGTTGAACGGGGAGGGCTTCACCACCCACGCCGCCCAGGGCGATGAGGTCACCGCCGGCCAGCTCATCATCACCTACGACGTGCCCGCGGTGGTCGCCAAGGGACTCAACCCCGTCGTGCCCGTGGTCATCATGGACGAACGCGAACCCGGCCGTATCACCCAGCGGGCTGATGGCGAGATCACTGGTGGTGCAGAGCTTTTCGTGGCGACGAAATAA
- the nagA gene encoding N-acetylglucosamine-6-phosphate deacetylase, with product MLIAADTLLTGADLLRPGWIDLAGDTVRAVGSGHPPTPADHTAAVVVPGFVDTHLHGGAGADFSAGTLAATSAAAGLHRRHGSTTLIASLVTAAPDDLLRQVAALAEHTRAGLIDGIHLEGPWLSVHRCGAHDASLMRDPDPVELTRILDAGGGAVRMVTLAPERAGALEAITALADAAVVAAVGHTEASYAQTRAAIDAGATVGTHLFNAMRPIGHRAPGPIVALLEDPRVTVELITDGVHVDPAIYRHVCRSSDRVSLITDAMAATGGADGHYLLGTMSVEVQDGKARVAGTDTIAGSTATMDAVFRFAVAHSGLGRDDALLQAVRQATINPARALGLPRPGLVPGAPADVVTMDADLGVTGTLYRGSWVVTPGGDGGVGTATP from the coding sequence GTGCTGATCGCCGCCGACACCCTGCTCACCGGCGCGGATCTGTTACGGCCCGGATGGATTGACCTCGCCGGTGACACGGTGCGTGCGGTCGGGTCGGGTCACCCACCGACCCCTGCGGACCACACTGCGGCCGTGGTGGTGCCGGGTTTCGTCGACACCCATCTGCACGGCGGCGCCGGAGCCGATTTCTCGGCGGGCACCCTGGCCGCGACATCGGCGGCAGCCGGGCTGCATCGCCGGCACGGCAGCACCACGCTGATCGCCTCCTTGGTCACCGCGGCGCCCGATGACCTGCTGCGCCAAGTCGCCGCGCTGGCCGAACACACCCGCGCCGGTCTGATCGACGGCATCCACCTGGAGGGCCCGTGGTTATCGGTCCATCGCTGTGGCGCCCACGACGCATCGCTGATGCGTGACCCGGATCCCGTTGAGCTCACCCGCATTCTGGACGCCGGCGGCGGTGCGGTGCGCATGGTGACGCTGGCGCCGGAGCGCGCCGGCGCGCTGGAGGCGATCACCGCGCTGGCCGACGCCGCGGTGGTGGCTGCCGTCGGGCACACCGAGGCCAGCTATGCGCAGACCAGGGCGGCGATCGACGCCGGTGCGACGGTCGGGACCCATCTGTTCAACGCGATGCGCCCCATCGGGCATCGCGCACCCGGCCCCATCGTCGCGCTGCTGGAGGATCCGCGGGTGACCGTTGAGCTGATCACCGACGGTGTGCACGTCGACCCGGCCATCTACCGGCACGTGTGCCGAAGCAGCGACCGGGTCTCGTTGATCACCGATGCGATGGCGGCCACCGGTGGCGCCGACGGCCACTACCTGCTGGGCACCATGTCGGTCGAGGTGCAGGACGGGAAGGCGCGGGTCGCGGGCACCGACACCATCGCGGGCAGCACCGCCACCATGGATGCCGTGTTCCGGTTCGCCGTCGCCCACAGCGGCCTGGGCCGCGATGACGCGCTGCTGCAGGCGGTGCGCCAAGCCACCATCAATCCGGCGCGGGCGCTGGGGCTGCCTCGTCCCGGCCTGGTGCCCGGGGCGCCCGCCGATGTGGTGACGATGGATGCCGATCTGGGCGTGACCGGCACGCTCTACCGGGGGAGCTGGGTCGTCACACCTGGCGGCGACGGCGGCGTCGGTACCGCCACACCTTGA
- a CDS encoding DUF2237 family protein codes for MPERNVLGGPLEPCGTEPLTGFYRDGCCSTGPEDPGMHSICAVVTREFLDHQRSIGNDLSTPMPQYRFPGLQPGDRWCVTAPNWLRAYEDGCAAPVVMACTHERTLDVVPLEALAEHAVDVPDDASDL; via the coding sequence ATGCCCGAACGCAATGTGCTCGGCGGTCCGCTGGAACCCTGTGGGACGGAACCGCTCACCGGCTTCTACCGTGACGGCTGCTGCTCGACCGGCCCCGAGGATCCGGGTATGCACTCGATCTGCGCGGTGGTGACGCGGGAGTTCCTGGACCATCAGCGTTCCATCGGCAACGACCTGTCGACACCGATGCCGCAGTACCGGTTCCCCGGACTGCAGCCGGGCGACCGGTGGTGCGTGACCGCGCCCAACTGGCTGCGCGCCTACGAGGACGGGTGCGCGGCGCCGGTGGTGATGGCGTGCACACACGAGCGCACCCTGGACGTGGTGCCCTTGGAGGCGCTCGCCGAACATGCCGTCGACGTGCCCGACGACGCCAGCGATCTCTGA
- a CDS encoding GNAT family N-acetyltransferase, with protein sequence MIDSDDVLPILPRELTTISDEVRHVPAPAIPQIAAPYAARLADPDSDAELVSEWMNLPHLAQAWEYDWPPERWRLYLKAQLAGTFSRPFITSRKGEQIGYIELYRAAKDSIATRYDADPYDLGMHAAIADTKLVNRGIAPLIMPKLLADLFAAEPQCRRVMFDPDHRNLGARRLVEYVGCTFLGEHQMSNRRMALYVFPRTPDDIPEHR encoded by the coding sequence ATGATCGACTCTGACGACGTGCTCCCCATCCTGCCGCGCGAGCTGACCACGATCTCCGACGAGGTCCGCCACGTCCCGGCGCCGGCGATCCCGCAGATCGCCGCACCGTACGCGGCCCGCCTGGCCGACCCCGATTCCGACGCCGAGCTGGTCTCGGAGTGGATGAACCTGCCGCATCTGGCGCAGGCGTGGGAGTACGACTGGCCGCCGGAGCGCTGGCGGTTGTACCTCAAGGCCCAGCTGGCCGGCACGTTCTCTCGCCCGTTCATCACCAGCCGCAAGGGCGAGCAGATCGGCTACATCGAATTGTACAGAGCGGCAAAAGATTCCATCGCCACGCGGTACGACGCCGATCCGTACGACCTGGGCATGCACGCCGCGATCGCCGACACGAAGCTGGTGAACCGGGGTATCGCCCCGCTCATCATGCCGAAGCTGCTGGCCGACCTGTTCGCCGCCGAGCCGCAGTGCCGCCGCGTGATGTTCGACCCCGACCACCGCAACCTCGGTGCCCGCCGGCTGGTCGAATACGTCGGATGCACGTTCCTGGGCGAGCATCAGATGTCGAATCGCCGGATGGCGCTCTACGTGTTTCCCCGGACCCCGGACGACATCCCGGAGCACAGATAG
- the mbtN gene encoding mycobactin biosynthesis acyl-ACP dehydrogenase MbtN has translation MTLAAPSDEDFSALLERVFNDQVRAWTAEAEATEHFPRALIEYLGREGVFAAKWGDAQQPDVADVIALAIELGKLGSAGIAVGVSLHDSAIAILRRFARHDYLRDIAERAIRGDAVLCIGASEESGGSDLQIVGTEVRSARGGFEVRGVKKFVSLSPIADYVMAVARDVGDDPSSRKGNVVVIAVPLDDPGVRVQAPYRKVGAGPLDTAAVHIDTWVPAEALVARAGTGLAAISWGLAHERMSVAGQVASNCQRLLGITLARMMDRRQFGHTLYEHQALRMRIADLQARVDMLRHALTGIAAGKKLDLRTAAAMKVTAARLGEEVVSECMHIFGGTGYLIDETPMGQWWRDMKLARVGGGTDEVLWELVAAAMKPDHDGYAAMMAH, from the coding sequence GTGACGCTCGCCGCGCCGTCCGACGAGGACTTCTCCGCCCTGCTCGAGCGGGTGTTCAACGATCAGGTCAGGGCCTGGACCGCCGAAGCCGAAGCGACGGAACACTTTCCGCGCGCACTCATCGAGTATCTGGGCCGGGAGGGCGTGTTCGCCGCCAAATGGGGTGACGCACAGCAGCCCGACGTCGCGGATGTGATCGCGCTGGCGATCGAACTGGGGAAGCTGGGTTCGGCCGGTATCGCCGTCGGGGTGAGCCTGCACGATTCGGCGATCGCCATTCTGCGCCGATTCGCCCGTCACGACTATCTGCGCGATATCGCAGAGCGGGCCATCCGCGGTGACGCGGTCCTGTGCATCGGCGCGTCCGAGGAGTCCGGTGGCTCCGACCTGCAGATCGTCGGCACCGAAGTACGTTCGGCGCGTGGTGGTTTCGAGGTCAGAGGTGTCAAGAAGTTCGTCTCGCTGTCGCCCATCGCCGACTATGTGATGGCCGTAGCGCGCGATGTCGGCGACGACCCGTCCAGCCGGAAGGGCAACGTCGTCGTCATCGCCGTGCCGCTCGACGATCCCGGGGTGCGGGTTCAGGCGCCTTACCGCAAGGTGGGCGCCGGGCCGCTGGACACCGCCGCCGTGCACATCGACACCTGGGTGCCCGCCGAGGCGCTGGTGGCCCGCGCGGGCACCGGCCTGGCCGCGATCTCCTGGGGCCTGGCCCACGAACGGATGTCGGTGGCCGGCCAGGTCGCCAGCAACTGCCAACGCCTGCTGGGAATCACCTTGGCGCGCATGATGGATCGCCGCCAATTCGGTCACACGCTGTACGAACACCAGGCCCTGCGGATGCGTATCGCCGACCTGCAGGCCCGGGTGGACATGCTGCGGCACGCCCTGACCGGCATCGCGGCCGGCAAGAAGCTGGACCTGCGCACCGCGGCCGCGATGAAAGTCACCGCGGCCCGCCTCGGTGAAGAGGTGGTCTCGGAGTGCATGCACATCTTCGGCGGCACAGGCTATCTCATCGACGAGACCCCGATGGGTCAGTGGTGGCGCGATATGAAGCTGGCCCGGGTGGGCGGCGGCACCGACGAGGTGCTGTGGGAATTGGTCGCCGCGGCGATGAAGCCCGACCACGACGGCTACGCCGCGATGATGGCCCACTGA
- the mbtM gene encoding long-chain-fatty acid--ACP ligase MbtM has product MSVLAQALSAAMTGSNNDLHVFDTAAGTWHRHPWAEVHARAENVAERICAEGAQAVGLVGDPNVEFIAAITGALLAGAAVSILPGPVRGADPQRWARATLSRFESIGVRSVFSHGTHLRELDSVGGDVTVADVTAVALAQRSTTHHGTVGSAVAVLQGTAGSTGTPRTAQLSPEAVLANLRALVDRVGVGADDTGHSWLPLYHDMGLSFLLTTALGGANLWHAPTSAFSAQPFGWLAWLTESRATLTAAPNMAYNIVGKYARLVSDVDFSHLRFALNGGEPVDCDGSQRFATEMARFGLDPGALAPSYGLAESNCAVSVPTPGSGLRLDEIHVVSDDGGFVRKHAVLGEAIPGMEIRVAPREQFVDSIADREVGEVEIRGTSMMTGYLGETPVDHGNWFPTGDIGYLLDGSLVICGRAKEIITVAGRNIFPTEIEQVAAQVDGIRPGAVVAIGTDGPSTRPGLVIAAEFKGADEPAARSALVQRVASECGVVPAEVVFVRPGSLPRTSSGKLRRLEVKRNLEAAP; this is encoded by the coding sequence GTGAGTGTCCTCGCCCAAGCCCTCTCGGCCGCGATGACCGGGTCGAACAACGACCTGCACGTCTTCGACACCGCCGCCGGCACCTGGCACCGCCATCCGTGGGCAGAGGTACACGCCCGCGCCGAGAACGTCGCCGAACGCATCTGTGCCGAGGGCGCCCAGGCCGTCGGCCTGGTGGGCGATCCGAACGTCGAATTCATCGCCGCGATCACCGGTGCCCTGCTGGCCGGGGCCGCCGTGTCGATCCTGCCCGGACCGGTCCGCGGCGCCGACCCGCAACGCTGGGCCCGAGCCACCCTGTCGCGTTTCGAGAGCATCGGCGTGCGTTCGGTGTTCAGCCACGGCACCCACCTTCGCGAACTCGACTCCGTCGGCGGCGACGTGACCGTGGCCGATGTGACCGCGGTCGCGCTCGCCCAGCGCTCGACCACTCACCACGGCACCGTGGGCAGCGCCGTCGCGGTCCTGCAGGGCACCGCCGGATCCACGGGCACGCCTCGTACCGCCCAACTTTCACCCGAGGCGGTGCTCGCCAACCTTCGGGCACTGGTGGACCGCGTCGGCGTCGGAGCCGACGACACCGGGCACTCCTGGCTGCCGCTCTATCACGATATGGGGCTGTCCTTCCTGCTCACCACCGCGCTCGGCGGGGCGAACCTGTGGCACGCACCCACCTCGGCGTTCTCCGCCCAGCCGTTCGGCTGGCTGGCCTGGCTGACCGAGAGCCGCGCCACCCTGACCGCGGCACCGAACATGGCCTACAACATCGTCGGGAAATACGCCCGCCTGGTCAGTGACGTGGACTTCTCGCACCTGCGCTTCGCCCTCAACGGCGGCGAACCCGTCGATTGCGACGGCAGCCAACGGTTCGCCACCGAGATGGCCCGCTTCGGACTGGACCCGGGCGCGCTCGCCCCCTCCTACGGCCTGGCCGAATCCAACTGTGCGGTGAGTGTTCCCACGCCCGGCAGTGGTCTGCGGCTCGACGAGATCCACGTCGTGAGCGATGACGGCGGCTTCGTCCGAAAGCACGCGGTGCTCGGTGAGGCGATCCCCGGGATGGAGATCAGGGTCGCCCCACGCGAGCAGTTCGTCGACAGTATCGCCGATCGCGAGGTCGGCGAGGTCGAGATCCGGGGCACGTCCATGATGACCGGTTACCTCGGCGAAACTCCGGTCGATCACGGAAACTGGTTTCCCACAGGCGATATCGGGTACCTTCTGGACGGCAGCCTGGTCATCTGCGGACGCGCCAAGGAGATCATCACCGTGGCCGGACGTAACATCTTCCCCACCGAGATCGAGCAGGTGGCCGCCCAGGTCGACGGAATCCGCCCGGGGGCGGTGGTCGCGATCGGCACCGACGGCCCCTCAACGCGGCCCGGCCTGGTGATCGCCGCGGAGTTCAAGGGCGCCGACGAACCCGCCGCGCGCAGTGCGCTGGTGCAGCGCGTCGCCTCCGAATGCGGCGTGGTGCCCGCCGAAGTGGTGTTCGTGCGGCCCGGGTCGTTGCCGCGCACCTCCTCGGGCAAGCTGCGCAGGCTCGAGGTCAAGCGCAATCTGGAGGCCGCACCGTGA
- a CDS encoding DUF190 domain-containing protein, translated as MSTEYLKLTAYFGERLRGKRGFVADELLDLFGSQRIATSVVLRGSAGFGPRHVLRSDATLTQSEDLPVAVAAVDRAERITAISEQAVAMISRGVVTLERARLLGAPLPDQAKLTLYIGRQTRVEGRPAYRAVCDVLHAHGFAGAAVFLGVDGTVAGQRRRARFFSANTDVPLMIIAAGTGEQVAAATPELKRLVPSATMTLERAQLCKRDGRLIAPPPTVPEIDAAGRPLRQKLMIHTSESTVSTSTGATPIHRALVARLREHHTVSGVTVVRGIWGFHGDHEPHGDKLMQLGRQVPVTTIVVDTPARIAAGFAVVDELTARHGLVTSELVPAFVSIDGGKRRGSTELAGPTW; from the coding sequence GTGAGCACGGAATACCTCAAGCTGACGGCGTACTTCGGTGAGCGGTTGCGCGGTAAACGCGGCTTCGTCGCCGACGAGTTGCTGGACCTGTTCGGCTCGCAGCGGATCGCCACCAGTGTGGTGCTGCGCGGCAGCGCCGGGTTCGGTCCGCGCCACGTTCTGCGCAGCGACGCGACGCTGACCCAGTCGGAAGATCTGCCGGTCGCCGTCGCCGCGGTGGACCGCGCCGAACGGATCACCGCGATATCCGAACAAGCGGTGGCGATGATCAGCCGCGGCGTCGTGACGCTGGAGCGGGCTCGACTCCTCGGCGCCCCCCTGCCCGACCAGGCCAAACTCACCCTCTACATCGGGCGGCAGACCCGCGTCGAGGGGCGGCCGGCCTACCGCGCGGTCTGCGACGTGCTGCATGCGCACGGATTCGCCGGCGCTGCGGTCTTCCTCGGGGTCGACGGCACCGTGGCCGGGCAGCGCAGGCGGGCGCGCTTCTTCAGTGCCAACACCGACGTGCCGTTGATGATCATCGCCGCCGGCACCGGCGAGCAGGTCGCGGCGGCGACACCGGAGCTGAAGCGGCTGGTGCCCAGCGCCACCATGACGCTGGAACGCGCCCAGCTCTGCAAACGTGACGGTCGGCTGATCGCGCCCCCGCCCACGGTGCCCGAGATCGACGCAGCCGGGCGTCCGCTGCGGCAGAAGCTGATGATCCACACCTCGGAGAGCACCGTGTCGACATCGACCGGCGCCACGCCGATCCACCGCGCACTGGTGGCGCGGCTGCGCGAACACCACACGGTCAGCGGGGTGACCGTGGTGCGCGGTATCTGGGGGTTTCACGGCGACCATGAGCCGCACGGAGACAAGCTGATGCAGTTGGGCCGTCAGGTACCGGTCACCACGATCGTGGTGGATACGCCGGCCCGCATCGCGGCAGGATTCGCGGTCGTCGACGAGTTGACCGCCCGGCACGGGCTGGTCACCAGCGAGCTGGTTCCGGCCTTCGTGAGCATCGACGGTGGGAAACGCCGGGGCAGCACCGAGCTCGCGGGGCCCACCTGGTGA
- the crcB gene encoding fluoride efflux transporter CrcB, whose translation MTFAVWMGVAVIGGFGAVSRFLVDKAVTKHAAKRLSRPFPVGTLAVNVSGAGLLGFFGGMALSPNAALLAGTAFVGAYTTFSTWMLETQRLGEERQVWPAVANIVISVVLGLGAAWLGLTVGRLV comes from the coding sequence ATGACCTTCGCGGTGTGGATGGGCGTCGCCGTGATCGGCGGGTTCGGTGCGGTGTCCCGGTTCCTGGTGGACAAGGCGGTGACCAAACACGCGGCCAAGCGGTTGTCCCGGCCGTTCCCGGTCGGCACGTTGGCCGTGAACGTCAGCGGGGCGGGGCTGTTGGGCTTCTTCGGCGGTATGGCGCTGAGCCCGAACGCCGCGCTGTTGGCCGGCACCGCCTTCGTCGGCGCATACACCACGTTCTCGACGTGGATGCTGGAGACACAGCGGCTCGGCGAGGAACGTCAGGTGTGGCCGGCGGTGGCCAATATCGTGATCAGCGTGGTGCTCGGGTTGGGCGCGGCCTGGCTGGGACTGACCGTCGGGAGGCTCGTGTGA
- the crcB gene encoding fluoride efflux transporter CrcB, which translates to MAGFDRRELAAVFAGGALGTLARAGLAHALPVLPGQWPWPTFLVNIVGTVLLAYFTTRLLERLPTSAYRRPLLGTGLCGGLTTFSTMQVETVTMLEHRFYGLAVAYTVAGIALGLLAMHITTALVRRARVR; encoded by the coding sequence ATGGCTGGTTTCGACCGACGTGAACTGGCGGCCGTGTTCGCCGGCGGCGCACTGGGCACCCTGGCCCGCGCGGGGCTGGCGCACGCGCTGCCGGTGCTGCCCGGACAGTGGCCGTGGCCGACGTTTCTCGTCAACATCGTCGGCACGGTGCTGCTCGCGTACTTCACCACCCGACTGCTCGAGCGGCTGCCGACCTCGGCCTACCGGCGTCCGCTGCTGGGCACCGGGTTGTGCGGTGGCCTCACGACGTTCTCCACCATGCAGGTCGAGACGGTGACCATGCTGGAGCACCGCTTCTACGGCCTGGCCGTCGCCTACACGGTCGCCGGCATCGCGCTCGGGTTGCTGGCCATGCACATCACCACGGCACTGGTGCGACGGGCGCGGGTCCGATGA